One part of the Oncorhynchus clarkii lewisi isolate Uvic-CL-2024 chromosome 7, UVic_Ocla_1.0, whole genome shotgun sequence genome encodes these proteins:
- the LOC139412565 gene encoding transmembrane protease serine 3-like, which yields MAMPDSDKTAADGLAEEREVSGAEGTDPFRIEVESVSHEDLPTVEIPTTFNVSPLSGQTSGSFSQDLLDPHVPTAPLQEPPAPTPKSQGQLTPTSYLPSMRFIKVRPFMHDDGLVETKTLCSQLLAHWLLLVIVACGLLALSLALGIGLGVGVSCTGKFHCSTSTLCFARSAQCDGVSDCADGEDELQCVRLSGRSSVLQINSRGVWGTVCSTNWDHKLGYSACKQLGYSSYISSRSLPLSSVESAFQANLVSVNLSHPDRQQTVKIHNTTFLSKTQCSSESVIVLKCLDCGSRPMFRSRIVGGNVSKPGQFPWQASLHYQNRHLCGGSIITPRWIVTAAHCVYGFATNTMLWAVQVGLTDQPINGVSSRSLEKIIYHARYQPKGLNYDIALLKLTEPLTFNGLVEPICLPNYGERFEEGKMCWISGWGATVDGGETSVSMHSAQVPVLSSRDCSGPGVYQGAISPWMVCAGYLEGGKDSCQGDSGGPLACEDSSVWKLAGATSWRYGCAGRNNPAMYTLISHALTWIHQQMEKEEALSP from the exons ATGGCCATGCCTGATAGTGACAAGACTGCTGCTGATGGTTTAGCCGAAGAGAGGGAG GTGTCTGGGGCAGAGGGAACGGACCCGTTCCGTATTGAGGTTGAGTCTGTGAGTCACGAGGACCTGCCAACCGTGGAGATCCCCACCACCTTCAATGTCAGCCCCCTCAGTGGCCAGACCAGCGGCTCCTTCTCTCAGGACCTCCTGGACCCCCATGTACCCACCGCTCCGCTCCAGGAGCCCCCTGCCCCCACCCCAAAGAGCCAGGGCCAGCTCACCCCAACCAGTTATCTCCCTTCCATGCGCTTTATCAAGGTCCGGCCCTTCATGCACG ATGACGGCTTGGTGGAGACTAAGACCCTATGCAGCCAGCTCCTGGCACACTGGCTGCTGCTGGTGATTGTTGCGTGTGGTCTACTGGCCCTGAGTCTAGCCCTAGGCATTGGGCTTGGAG TGGGAGTCAGCTGCACGGGGAAGTTCCACTGTAGCACATCCACTTTGTGTTTTGCCAGATCTGCGCAGTGTGATGGAGTCAGCGACTGCGCAGATGGGGAGGACGAACTGCAATGTG TGCGTCTGAGTGGGAGGAGCTCTGTGCTGCAGATCAACAGTAGGGGTGTATGGGGGACTGTGTGCTCCACCAACTGGGATCACAAACTGGGTTATTCTGCCTGCAAACAGCTGGGATACTCCAG CTACATCAGTTCCAgatccctgcctctctcctctgtcgAGTCGGCCTTCCAGGCTAACCTGGTATCAGTCAACCTGAGTCATCCAGATCGCCAGCAGACTGTCAAGATCCATAACACCACCTTCCTCAG TAAGACCCAGTGCAGCTCTGAGAGTGTGATCGTACTCAAGTGCCTAG ATTGTGGCTCCAGGCCCATGTTCAGGTCTCGTATTGTGGGAGGGAACGTCTCCAAACCAGGCCAGTTTCCCTGGCAGGCCAGCCTGCACTATCAGAACCGACACCTCTGTGGGGGCTCCATCATCACACCACGCTGGATAGTGACAGCAGCACACTGTGTCTACGG GTTTGCAACAAACACCATGCTGTGGGCGGTGCAAGTGGGATTGACAGATCAGCCGATCAATGGGGTGTCGTCTCGCTCTTTGGAGAAGATTATCTATCATGCCCGCTACCAACCAAAGGGCTTAAACTATGACATCGCTCTATTGAAGCTAACAGAGCCTCTTACCTTTAATG GTCTGGTTGAGCCTATCTGCCTGCCGAACTATGGGGAGAGATTTGAGGAGGGGAAGATGTGCTGGATCTCTGGGTGGGGTGCCACAGTGGATGGAG gGGAGACCAGTGTGTCCATGCACTCTGCCCAGGTCCCTGTGCTCTCCAGCAGGGACTGCAGTGGACCGGGAGTGTACCAGGGTGCCATCTCCCCTTGGATGGTCTGTGCAGGCTACCTAGAGGGGGGCAAAGACTCTTGCCAG GGGGATAGCGGAGGCCCTCTGGCCTGTGAGGACTCATCAGTGTGGAAGCTGGCGGGAGCCACTAGCTGGCGCTATGGCTGTGCTGGGAGGAACAATCCTGCCATGTACACTCTCATCTCACACGCTCTGACCTGGATCCACCAGCAGATGGAG AAAGAAGAGGCACTGAGTCCTTGA
- the LOC139414173 gene encoding homeobox protein PKNOX1-like isoform X1 encodes MMEAQSASLDEYPEVDQVLVQMRVGADVEGDPEQSLTEGNEGGAGSPSAMQPQMPMDTDKQAIYRHPLFPLLALLFEKCEQSTQSSDCVSSASFNVDIENFVRSQKKEGKGFFCDDPDVDNLMVKAIQVLRIHLLELEKVSDLCKDFCSRYIACLRTKMNSETLLSGGETDSPCSPVQIQTSSPLTGTLSPQGIVMSASALQQGNVTLTTVNSAGQVLAGMSPWHTTSTGGTVYQPITVVTPQGQVVGQAISPQTIRINNTQLQLQLNQDLSSFFTQEDSSSKSNKRGVLPKSATNIMRTWLFQHIGHPYPTEDEKKQLAIQTNLTLLQVNNWFINARRRILQPMMDSSASDTPKSRKRTPQSRPTQRFWPMANNIASAGVGQEVAMDDDVTMVTMGMSVDELQTLTSDGATLAMQQVMMGGHSEEEEGESEEEEEEEEEEEGGDMAGLE; translated from the exons ATGATGGAAGCCCAGTCGGCATCTCTAGATGAGTACCCGGAGGTAGATCAG GTCTTGGTGCAGATGCGCGTGGGAGCGGATGTGGAGGGGGATCCGGAGCAGAGTCTGACCGAGGGAAACGAGGGGGGAGCAGGCAGCCCCTCTGCCATGCAGCCCCAGATGCCCATGGACACAGACAAGCAGGCCATCTACAG GCACCCCCTGTTCCCTCTGCTGGCCCTGCTCTTTGAGAAGTGTGAGCAGTCGACTCAGAGCTCGGACTGCGTCAGCTCTGCCAGCTTCAACGTGGACATTGAGAACTTTGTCCGCAGCCAGAAGAAAGAGGGCAAGGGCTTCTTCTGTGACGACCCAGACGTGGACAACCTG ATGGTGAAGGCCATCCAGGTGCTGCGTATCCACCTCCTGGAGCTGGAGAAAGTGAGCGACTTGTGTAAGGACTTCTGTAGCCGCTACATCGCCTGCCTGCGCACCAAGATGAACAGTGAGACCCTGCTGAGTGGAGGAGAAACTGACAGCCCCTGTTCCCCTGTCCagatacag accTCCAGCCCACTCACAGGAACCCTCAGCCCTCAAGGCATTGTGATGTCAGCCTCGGCCCTGCAGCAGGGCAACGTTACCCTGACAACAGTCAATTCTGCTGGCCAAGTGTTAGCAGGTATGTCTCCGTGGCATACCACCTCTACAG GTGGTACAGTGTACCAGCCCATCACAGTAGTCACTCCTCAGGGACAGGTGGTGGGACAAGCTATCTCACCCCAGACAATACGCATCAACAACACACAG ctccAGTTGCAGCTCAATCAGGACCTAAGCAGTTTCTTCACCCAGGAGGACAGCTCATCCAAGAGCAACAAGAGGGGGGTCCTGCCCAAATCAGCCACCAACATCATGCGCACCTGGCTCTTCCAACACATAGGG catCCCTATCCCACAGAGGACGAGAAGAAACAGCTCGCCATACAGACCAACCTGACCCTGCTGCAGGTCAACAACTG gttCATTAATGCTAGGAGGCGTATCCTCCAGCCCATGATGGACAGCAGTGCTTCAGACACGCCCAAGAGCAGGAAGAGGACTCCCCAGAGCCGGCCCACCCAGCGTTTCTGGCCCATGGCCAACAACATTGCCTCGGCCGGTGTAGGGCAAGAGGTGGCCATGGACGATGACG TGACCATGGTGACGATGGGCATGAGTGTAGACGAGCTGCAGACGCTGACCTCAGACGGTGCAACACTGGCCATGCAGCAGGTGATGATGGGAGGAcacagcgaggaggaggagggcgagagcgaggaggaagaagaagaggaagaggaggaggaggggggtgacATGGCCGGATTGGAGTGA
- the LOC139414173 gene encoding homeobox protein PKNOX1-like isoform X2, with protein sequence MMEAQSASLDEYPEVDQVLVQMRVGADVEGDPEQSLTEGNEGGAGSPSAMQPQMPMDTDKQAIYRHPLFPLLALLFEKCEQSTQSSDCVSSASFNVDIENFVRSQKKEGKGFFCDDPDVDNLMVKAIQVLRIHLLELEKVSDLCKDFCSRYIACLRTKMNSETLLSGGETDSPCSPVQIQTSSPLTGTLSPQGIVMSASALQQGNVTLTTVNSAGQVLAGGTVYQPITVVTPQGQVVGQAISPQTIRINNTQLQLQLNQDLSSFFTQEDSSSKSNKRGVLPKSATNIMRTWLFQHIGHPYPTEDEKKQLAIQTNLTLLQVNNWFINARRRILQPMMDSSASDTPKSRKRTPQSRPTQRFWPMANNIASAGVGQEVAMDDDVTMVTMGMSVDELQTLTSDGATLAMQQVMMGGHSEEEEGESEEEEEEEEEEEGGDMAGLE encoded by the exons ATGATGGAAGCCCAGTCGGCATCTCTAGATGAGTACCCGGAGGTAGATCAG GTCTTGGTGCAGATGCGCGTGGGAGCGGATGTGGAGGGGGATCCGGAGCAGAGTCTGACCGAGGGAAACGAGGGGGGAGCAGGCAGCCCCTCTGCCATGCAGCCCCAGATGCCCATGGACACAGACAAGCAGGCCATCTACAG GCACCCCCTGTTCCCTCTGCTGGCCCTGCTCTTTGAGAAGTGTGAGCAGTCGACTCAGAGCTCGGACTGCGTCAGCTCTGCCAGCTTCAACGTGGACATTGAGAACTTTGTCCGCAGCCAGAAGAAAGAGGGCAAGGGCTTCTTCTGTGACGACCCAGACGTGGACAACCTG ATGGTGAAGGCCATCCAGGTGCTGCGTATCCACCTCCTGGAGCTGGAGAAAGTGAGCGACTTGTGTAAGGACTTCTGTAGCCGCTACATCGCCTGCCTGCGCACCAAGATGAACAGTGAGACCCTGCTGAGTGGAGGAGAAACTGACAGCCCCTGTTCCCCTGTCCagatacag accTCCAGCCCACTCACAGGAACCCTCAGCCCTCAAGGCATTGTGATGTCAGCCTCGGCCCTGCAGCAGGGCAACGTTACCCTGACAACAGTCAATTCTGCTGGCCAAGTGTTAGCAG GTGGTACAGTGTACCAGCCCATCACAGTAGTCACTCCTCAGGGACAGGTGGTGGGACAAGCTATCTCACCCCAGACAATACGCATCAACAACACACAG ctccAGTTGCAGCTCAATCAGGACCTAAGCAGTTTCTTCACCCAGGAGGACAGCTCATCCAAGAGCAACAAGAGGGGGGTCCTGCCCAAATCAGCCACCAACATCATGCGCACCTGGCTCTTCCAACACATAGGG catCCCTATCCCACAGAGGACGAGAAGAAACAGCTCGCCATACAGACCAACCTGACCCTGCTGCAGGTCAACAACTG gttCATTAATGCTAGGAGGCGTATCCTCCAGCCCATGATGGACAGCAGTGCTTCAGACACGCCCAAGAGCAGGAAGAGGACTCCCCAGAGCCGGCCCACCCAGCGTTTCTGGCCCATGGCCAACAACATTGCCTCGGCCGGTGTAGGGCAAGAGGTGGCCATGGACGATGACG TGACCATGGTGACGATGGGCATGAGTGTAGACGAGCTGCAGACGCTGACCTCAGACGGTGCAACACTGGCCATGCAGCAGGTGATGATGGGAGGAcacagcgaggaggaggagggcgagagcgaggaggaagaagaagaggaagaggaggaggaggggggtgacATGGCCGGATTGGAGTGA